From a region of the Helianthus annuus cultivar XRQ/B chromosome 5, HanXRQr2.0-SUNRISE, whole genome shotgun sequence genome:
- the LOC110940748 gene encoding uncharacterized protein LOC110940748 isoform X1, whose amino-acid sequence MLTIDCGWKKGCTDAELKNAYKKLSLRWNPDCCSALGNLNMWKKQRISFRQYKKPILIFVLISCSLAILCFIIDNVAMKCSGDHHAYHFFVALGWLIEYMSFQSHDMQRGPGDKDGVIVLDLLKKFYWQESHCYRIQENNRYAKEEQEHGIKNQLKSTGKKVIASNLHSDLTNEKVAQSQSDGFDSTPIKSTTIQEVPALLSVKSKPKSKPVKDSVQSRSHSNPKERSTSLGIQGKKRLSLPSNGKTGKGVGSSNSKVSQPTKAN is encoded by the exons ATGCTTACTATTGATTGTGGTTGGAAAAAGGGTTGCACTGATGCAGAGCTCAAGAATGCTTACAAGAAGCTTTCACTG AGATGGAACCCAGATTGTTGTTCTGCATTAGGAAACTTAAACATGTGGAAGAAGCAAAGAATAAGTTTCAGGCAATACAAGAAGCCTATTCTG ATATTTGTGTTAATAAGTTGTTCACttgcaattttgtgtttcataatTGATAATGTCGCAATGAAGTGCAGTGGTGATCATCATGCCTATCATTTTTTTGTTGCTTTGGGATGGCTTATAGAATACATGTCTTTCCAATCACATGATATGCAAAGAGGTCCAGGAGA CAAGGATGGTGTGATAGTGTTGGATCTATTGAAGAAATTCTACTGGCAAGAAAGTCATTGCTACCGTATTCAAGAAAACAACAGGTATGCCAAAGAAGAGCAAGAACATGGCATCAAGAATCAGTTAAAATCTACTGGCAAGAAAGTCATTGCTTCAAATCTTCATTCCGATTTAACAAATGAGAAAGTGGCCCAATCTCAATCTGACGGCTTTGATTCTACTCCTATCAAGTCAACTACCATTCAAGAAGTTCCTGCTTTGTTGTCTGTCAAGTCAAAGCCCAAGTCAAAACCAGTAAAGGATTCGGTTCAGTCAAGATCTCATAGCAATCCCAAAGAGAGGTCCACAAGTTTGGGTATTCAGGGAAAGAAACGGCTATCACTTCCCAGTAACG GCAAAACAGGGAAAGGTGTTGGGAGCTCAAATAGCAAGGTTTCACAACCGACAAAAGCCAATTAA
- the LOC110940748 gene encoding uncharacterized protein LOC110940748 isoform X3, which yields MLTIDCGWKKGCTDAELKNAYKKLSLRWNPDCCSALGNLNMWKKQRISFRQYKKPILCSGDHHAYHFFVALGWLIEYMSFQSHDMQRGPGDKDGVIVLDLLKKFYWQESHCYRIQENNRYAKEEQEHGIKNQLKSTGKKVIASNLHSDLTNEKVAQSQSDGFDSTPIKSTTIQEVPALLSVKSKPKSKPVKDSVQSRSHSNPKERSTSLGIQGKKRLSLPSNGKTGKGVGSSNSKVSQPTKAN from the exons ATGCTTACTATTGATTGTGGTTGGAAAAAGGGTTGCACTGATGCAGAGCTCAAGAATGCTTACAAGAAGCTTTCACTG AGATGGAACCCAGATTGTTGTTCTGCATTAGGAAACTTAAACATGTGGAAGAAGCAAAGAATAAGTTTCAGGCAATACAAGAAGCCTATTCTG TGCAGTGGTGATCATCATGCCTATCATTTTTTTGTTGCTTTGGGATGGCTTATAGAATACATGTCTTTCCAATCACATGATATGCAAAGAGGTCCAGGAGA CAAGGATGGTGTGATAGTGTTGGATCTATTGAAGAAATTCTACTGGCAAGAAAGTCATTGCTACCGTATTCAAGAAAACAACAGGTATGCCAAAGAAGAGCAAGAACATGGCATCAAGAATCAGTTAAAATCTACTGGCAAGAAAGTCATTGCTTCAAATCTTCATTCCGATTTAACAAATGAGAAAGTGGCCCAATCTCAATCTGACGGCTTTGATTCTACTCCTATCAAGTCAACTACCATTCAAGAAGTTCCTGCTTTGTTGTCTGTCAAGTCAAAGCCCAAGTCAAAACCAGTAAAGGATTCGGTTCAGTCAAGATCTCATAGCAATCCCAAAGAGAGGTCCACAAGTTTGGGTATTCAGGGAAAGAAACGGCTATCACTTCCCAGTAACG GCAAAACAGGGAAAGGTGTTGGGAGCTCAAATAGCAAGGTTTCACAACCGACAAAAGCCAATTAA
- the LOC110940748 gene encoding uncharacterized protein LOC110940748 isoform X2, with amino-acid sequence MLTIDCGWKKGCTDAELKNAYKKLSLRWNPDCCSALGNLNMWKKQRISFRQYKKPILIFVLISCSLAILCFIIDNVAMKCSGDHHAYHFFVALGWLIEYMSFQSHDMQRGPGDKDGVIVLDLLKKFYWQESHCYRIQENNRYAKEEQEHGIKNQLKSTGKKVIASNLHSDLTNEKVAQSQSDGFDSTPIKSTTIQEVPALLSVKSKPKSKPVKDSVQSRSHSNPKERSTSLGIQGKKRLSLPSNGKGVGSSNSKVSQPTKAN; translated from the exons ATGCTTACTATTGATTGTGGTTGGAAAAAGGGTTGCACTGATGCAGAGCTCAAGAATGCTTACAAGAAGCTTTCACTG AGATGGAACCCAGATTGTTGTTCTGCATTAGGAAACTTAAACATGTGGAAGAAGCAAAGAATAAGTTTCAGGCAATACAAGAAGCCTATTCTG ATATTTGTGTTAATAAGTTGTTCACttgcaattttgtgtttcataatTGATAATGTCGCAATGAAGTGCAGTGGTGATCATCATGCCTATCATTTTTTTGTTGCTTTGGGATGGCTTATAGAATACATGTCTTTCCAATCACATGATATGCAAAGAGGTCCAGGAGA CAAGGATGGTGTGATAGTGTTGGATCTATTGAAGAAATTCTACTGGCAAGAAAGTCATTGCTACCGTATTCAAGAAAACAACAGGTATGCCAAAGAAGAGCAAGAACATGGCATCAAGAATCAGTTAAAATCTACTGGCAAGAAAGTCATTGCTTCAAATCTTCATTCCGATTTAACAAATGAGAAAGTGGCCCAATCTCAATCTGACGGCTTTGATTCTACTCCTATCAAGTCAACTACCATTCAAGAAGTTCCTGCTTTGTTGTCTGTCAAGTCAAAGCCCAAGTCAAAACCAGTAAAGGATTCGGTTCAGTCAAGATCTCATAGCAATCCCAAAGAGAGGTCCACAAGTTTGGGTATTCAGGGAAAGAAACGGCTATCACTTCCCAGTAACG GGAAAGGTGTTGGGAGCTCAAATAGCAAGGTTTCACAACCGACAAAAGCCAATTAA